The proteins below come from a single Nitrospira sp. genomic window:
- a CDS encoding DsbA family protein, whose amino-acid sequence MKNPHLGSCFPLPLTILAGLALFVAGCSTMAKDTNGVSTPPPDVADAAIERYIRAHPEVIEQSLQAMELKREAEQKERQKVALKTKQDELLHDPLSPVSGNPKGEITLVEFYDYRCGFCKRAAPAVTELQKVDPRVRVVYKDFPILGEPSELAAKAALASYTQGKHQAFHEALLESHADMTKESILKIAAKVGLDAKRLEADMANPKWQAAIHKNRALARELGISGTPGFIVGNELVPGALDLNGLKELIARARYGR is encoded by the coding sequence ATGAAAAATCCCCATCTTGGGAGCTGCTTCCCATTGCCGCTGACCATCCTTGCAGGCCTGGCCCTGTTCGTCGCTGGTTGTTCAACAATGGCCAAGGATACCAACGGTGTCTCGACTCCTCCTCCGGATGTCGCTGATGCCGCGATTGAGCGCTATATCCGAGCCCATCCGGAAGTGATTGAGCAATCGCTGCAGGCGATGGAACTCAAACGTGAGGCGGAGCAGAAGGAGCGTCAGAAAGTTGCTCTCAAGACCAAGCAGGACGAGCTGCTGCACGATCCCCTGTCACCGGTCAGCGGTAATCCGAAAGGCGAGATCACCTTGGTTGAGTTCTATGACTACCGCTGCGGCTTCTGTAAACGCGCGGCACCGGCCGTCACGGAACTGCAGAAGGTCGATCCACGAGTGCGGGTCGTCTACAAGGACTTTCCCATTCTAGGCGAACCGTCGGAGCTCGCAGCCAAAGCTGCGCTTGCCTCATATACGCAAGGGAAACACCAGGCCTTCCATGAAGCGCTGCTCGAGTCGCACGCTGATATGACGAAGGAGTCGATCTTAAAGATCGCGGCAAAGGTCGGTCTCGATGCGAAGCGCCTGGAAGCCGACATGGCCAATCCGAAGTGGCAGGCCGCCATTCACAAGAATCGAGCCCTCGCTCGCGAGCTCGGCATCTCAGGAACACCTGGGTTCATCGTAGGCAACGAGCTGGTACCGGGGGCACTGGATTTGAACGGGCTGAAGGAGTTAATCGCTCGGGCGAGATATGGGAGATGA
- a CDS encoding type II toxin-antitoxin system RelE/ParE family toxin — MLYQIEFSRQADRQFRNLPSQIQQRLKSRIDSLATTPRPHGSEKLSGVDQLYRIRVGDYRIVYAVEDNRCLSL; from the coding sequence GTGCTCTATCAGATCGAGTTCTCTCGCCAAGCTGATCGTCAGTTCCGAAACCTGCCATCACAGATTCAACAGCGGCTCAAGTCAAGAATCGATTCCCTTGCAACAACACCGCGCCCGCATGGATCTGAAAAACTCAGCGGTGTCGATCAACTCTACCGGATTCGGGTTGGAGACTATCGCATCGTCTATGCTGTGGAAGACAATCGCTGTTTGTCCTTGTAG
- a CDS encoding type II toxin-antitoxin system Phd/YefM family antitoxin, which yields MTRVNSAEVKKQLGQILARTARTKRRIMVTSRGKDVAAVVPIEDVQLLEEIEDRLDLDEARAALASVKREGTVAWKKIKRDLGL from the coding sequence ATGACCAGGGTCAATAGTGCCGAGGTCAAGAAGCAGTTGGGACAGATTCTTGCGCGCACCGCGCGCACGAAACGTCGAATCATGGTCACAAGCCGGGGTAAGGATGTGGCGGCCGTGGTGCCCATTGAAGATGTGCAGTTGCTTGAAGAGATCGAAGATCGGTTGGATCTGGACGAGGCTCGTGCAGCATTGGCGAGTGTGAAGCGAGAAGGTACGGTCGCATGGAAAAAAATCAAACGGGACCTTGGGTTATGA
- a CDS encoding TPM domain-containing protein, with protein sequence MIGSLPKNAWRGIIWMSLLVWIVAPLAHAALYDRSKERVQLPSPIGYVSDHAQVVEREWKDRIRSVCTDLEKKSGVEMVIVTVPSIKPYPSAKEYADALYAKWQIGSTQQEHGLMVLVAVQERQAAMTLGRQMLPAITPEIRNKISHMYLEPAIERGHFGEGLYRTAVALATPAQEVRLEAPSRRRIKGLGIWITLGTTIAVVGFFWWLSRPDLRHPYRRIQKGEYWGTGQGGFGGNWGGFGGGTSGEGYR encoded by the coding sequence GTGATTGGGTCACTTCCAAAGAATGCATGGCGTGGGATTATCTGGATGAGCTTGCTCGTCTGGATCGTCGCACCGCTTGCTCATGCCGCACTCTATGACCGGTCGAAGGAACGGGTTCAGCTTCCGAGCCCCATCGGCTATGTGAGTGACCATGCGCAGGTCGTTGAGCGAGAGTGGAAAGACCGCATCCGGTCCGTCTGCACCGATCTTGAAAAGAAGAGCGGTGTGGAGATGGTGATCGTGACGGTGCCAAGTATCAAACCGTATCCCTCTGCCAAGGAGTATGCGGATGCCCTGTACGCAAAGTGGCAGATCGGTTCGACGCAGCAGGAACATGGATTGATGGTGCTGGTCGCAGTGCAGGAGCGACAGGCCGCAATGACTTTGGGGCGTCAGATGCTGCCGGCTATCACTCCAGAAATTCGGAATAAAATCAGCCATATGTATCTTGAACCGGCCATTGAACGAGGACATTTCGGCGAAGGGTTGTACCGTACTGCCGTGGCACTGGCGACACCGGCCCAAGAAGTGAGGCTCGAAGCTCCGTCACGCCGGCGCATCAAGGGTCTTGGGATTTGGATTACGCTCGGTACCACCATTGCGGTCGTAGGGTTTTTCTGGTGGCTCAGCCGTCCTGACCTTCGACATCCCTATCGGCGGATTCAGAAGGGCGAGTATTGGGGAACCGGCCAAGGCGGCTTCGGCGGAAACTGGGGCGGTTTCGGCGGCGGGACGAGCGGGGAGGGCTATCGATAG